A section of the Budorcas taxicolor isolate Tak-1 chromosome 17, Takin1.1, whole genome shotgun sequence genome encodes:
- the PISD gene encoding phosphatidylserine decarboxylase proenzyme, mitochondrial isoform X3 gives MCQSEARRGPELRAAKWLHFPPLALRRRLGQLSCMSKPALKLRSWPLAVLCYLLPLGALRPLSRVGWRPVSRVALYKSVPTRLLSRAWGRLNQVELPHWLRRPVYSLYIWTFGVNMKEAAVEDLHHYRNLSEFFRRKLKPQARPVCGLHSVISPSDGKILNFGQVKNCEVEQVKGVTYSLESFLGPRTPAEDLPFPPAMRHSSFRSQLVTREGNELYHCVIYLAPGDYHCFHSPTDWTVAHRRHFPGSLMSVNPGMARWIKELFCHNERVVLTGDWKHGFFSLTAVGATNVGSIRIYFDRDLHTNSPRYSKGSYNDFSFVTHTNKEGVPMRKGEHLGEFNLGSTIVLIFEAPKDFNFSLQAGQKIRFGEALGSL, from the exons ATGTGTCAGTCAGAGGCGCGGCGAGGACCCGAGCTCCGCGCGGCGAAATG GTTGCACTTCCCTCCGCTGGCCCTGAGGCGGAGGCTGGGACAGCTGAGCTGCATGTCCAAACCCGCCCTGAAACTGCGCTCCTGGCCCCTGGCGGTCCTCTGCTACCTCCTGCCCCTCGGCGCCCTCAGGCCCCTCAGCCGGGTGGGATGGAGGCCTGTGAGCAGG GTGGCCTTGTACAAGTCGGTGCCAACGCGCTTGCTGTCGCGGGCCTGGGGCCGCCTCAACCAAGTGGAGCTGCCGCACTGGCTGCGCAGGCCCGTCTACAGCCTGTACATCTGGACTTTCGGGGTGAACATGAAGGAGGCCGCTGTGGAGGACCTGCACCACTACCGCAACCTCAGCGAGTTCTTCCGGCGCAAGCTGAAGCCGCAAGCCCGGCCCGTGTGTGGCCTGCACAGTGTG ATCAGCCCCTCAGATGGGAAGATCCTCAACTTCGGACAGGTGAAGAACTGTGAGGTGGAGCAGGTGAAGGGGGTCACCTACTCGCTAGAGTCGTTCCTGGGCCCCCGCACTCCCGCAGAGGACCTGCCCTTCCCCCCAG CCATGCGCCACAGCTCCTTCAGGAGCCAGCTGGTCACGCGTGAGGGGAACGAGCTCTACCACTGCGTCATCTACCTGGCCCCCGGGGACTACCACTGCTTCCACTCCCCCACTGACTGGACCGTCGCCCACAGGCGCCACTTCCCAG GCTCCCTGATGTCCGTGAACCCCGGCATGGCCCGCTGGATCAAGGAGCTCTTCTGCCACAATGAGCGGGTGGTCCTGACTGGGGACTGGAAACACGGCTTCTTCTCGCTGACGGCCGTGGGGGCCACCAATGTGGGCTCCATCCGCATCTACTTCGACCGG GACCTGCACACAAACAGCCCCCGGTACAGCAAAGGCTCCTACAACGACTTCAGCTTCGTGACGCACACCAACAAGGAGGGCGTTCCCATGCGCAAGGGCGAGCACCTGGGCGAGTTCAACCTAGGCTCCACCATTGTGCTCATCTTCGAGGCCCCCAAGGACTTCAACTTCAGCCTGCAGGCAGGACAGAAGATCCGATTCGGGGAGGCTCTGGGctccctctga